In a single window of the Pseudodesulfovibrio profundus genome:
- a CDS encoding glycosyltransferase family 9 protein: MTDLLGFTPRKILACQLRQIGDVLLSTPAYKLLKQRYPDAELHVLTEKKCVSVLENNPHVDHVWAIDKKELANPLKAVAWYARVGRQGYDLIVDFQQLPRCKWVVGLSNAPVRLSFSPPWYNRFLYTHWTEMESGYAAKAKASVLAPLGIEWDMDKPELFLTDQEKSDAEATLKQYGLSGVPFITVDPSHRRKTRKWPARHYIALLKILEEQHPDMKAVILYGPGEKELADKINAEAGNNVLVFDEMLSLRQMAAVLDRAVMHLGNCSSPRHFAVAVDTPSVVIHGATSPAWRFPSDDHLSLIRWQGCYLCNKNTCKLGTIECLVEYLPEHVFSEFKEHLEKCLVRWSDHER; the protein is encoded by the coding sequence ATGACCGACCTGTTGGGCTTCACCCCTAGAAAAATTCTTGCGTGTCAGCTTCGCCAGATTGGCGATGTGTTGCTTTCGACACCGGCTTACAAGCTACTCAAGCAACGGTATCCTGACGCAGAGCTCCATGTCCTTACAGAAAAGAAGTGTGTCAGTGTGCTGGAGAATAACCCGCATGTTGATCATGTTTGGGCTATCGATAAAAAGGAGCTTGCCAACCCGTTGAAGGCTGTTGCATGGTACGCCCGTGTCGGTCGTCAGGGGTACGATCTCATCGTTGACTTTCAGCAACTCCCTCGCTGCAAGTGGGTTGTCGGCTTGTCCAATGCTCCTGTCCGACTCTCTTTCTCTCCTCCCTGGTACAATAGATTCCTTTACACACACTGGACGGAAATGGAATCCGGGTATGCCGCAAAAGCCAAGGCCAGCGTGCTGGCGCCACTTGGTATTGAGTGGGATATGGATAAACCCGAGCTGTTTCTTACCGATCAGGAAAAGAGTGACGCCGAGGCCACTCTCAAGCAGTACGGGCTTTCCGGTGTGCCGTTCATCACAGTCGATCCCAGTCATCGTCGGAAAACCCGAAAGTGGCCGGCTCGTCATTATATTGCATTGCTGAAAATTTTGGAAGAGCAGCACCCGGACATGAAGGCCGTGATCCTGTATGGTCCCGGGGAAAAAGAGCTGGCAGACAAAATCAATGCTGAAGCCGGGAACAATGTTCTGGTTTTCGATGAAATGTTGAGCCTGCGTCAGATGGCGGCCGTTCTTGATAGGGCTGTCATGCATTTGGGAAACTGTTCCTCCCCAAGGCACTTTGCTGTGGCCGTAGATACGCCTTCTGTCGTCATACACGGTGCAACCAGCCCGGCATGGCGCTTTCCCAGCGATGATCACTTGAGTCTCATTCGCTGGCAAGGCTGCTATCTGTGCAACAAAAATACATGCAAGCTCGGAACAATTGAGTGTCTAGTTGAGTATCTTCCCGAGCACGTGTTTTCGGAGTTCAAAGAGCACCTGGAAAAGTGCCTGGTGCGTTGGAGCGATCATGAAAGGTAA
- a CDS encoding SxtJ family membrane protein produces MIDTNKHNSHGIFPTTVTTKECSDTGMAMVLIALLIGWFTDVREYHLAAIILLVLNMVWARAYTYVAKGWLGFSTLLGTVMSKILLSLVFFVVVTPLALLRRMLGHDPMQLGKWKKDSTSVFESRDHTFTAEEIELPY; encoded by the coding sequence ATGATAGACACCAACAAACACAACTCTCACGGTATATTCCCTACGACAGTAACCACAAAAGAGTGCAGCGACACCGGCATGGCCATGGTGCTCATCGCCCTGCTCATAGGGTGGTTCACTGATGTCAGAGAGTATCACCTCGCTGCCATCATCCTGTTAGTGCTCAACATGGTTTGGGCGCGGGCATACACCTATGTAGCTAAAGGCTGGCTCGGCTTTTCGACACTGCTTGGGACTGTCATGTCCAAAATATTACTCTCCCTGGTATTTTTTGTGGTTGTGACTCCCCTTGCCCTCTTGCGACGAATGCTAGGGCACGACCCCATGCAGCTCGGAAAATGGAAAAAGGATTCAACGTCCGTTTTTGAATCACGCGACCACACCTTCACTGCAGAAGAAATCGAACTCCCTTACTAG
- a CDS encoding DUF5989 family protein, with amino-acid sequence MDFLKDLWGFLKVRKKFWLLPVILVLLVFGSLIVLTSGSAIAPFIYTVF; translated from the coding sequence ATGGATTTTCTCAAAGACCTCTGGGGCTTTCTTAAAGTACGCAAAAAATTCTGGCTGCTTCCGGTCATCCTCGTACTGCTCGTTTTCGGTTCGCTCATTGTCCTGACCAGCGGTTCGGCCATTGCACCGTTCATTTACACCGTATTCTAG
- a CDS encoding carbamoyltransferase family protein: MSDAILGISAFYHDSAAVLLVDGEIVAAAQEERFTRKKHDADFPHNAAKYVLKEGGLQLSDLSAVAFYDKPYLKFERLLETYNGFAPKGLQSFLSSIPVWIKEKLFMRKMLKDELARLGSGKPKILFPEHHLSHAASAFYPSPFEEAAILTVDGVGEWATTTICKGSGKDISVLRELHFPHSLGLLYSAFTAFCGFRVNSGEYKLMGLAPYGNPTAERIDTWKQAIYDELIDVREDGSLLLNMEYFNYATGLTMCEFPKWESLFGIPARQPETDISQDYMDLAFAIQQVTEEIVFTLAETAKELTGCNKLVMAGGVALNCVANGKLLRNKTFDDIWIQPAAGDAGGALGAALAGRHIWQGKERVVDSDDSMRGAYLGPSFSENDTQRVIRQFKAKSVKYDDFGKLTSDVADLLSQGNAIGWFQGRMEYGPRALGGRSILGDPRHPEMQKKLNLKIKYREGFRPFAPSVMEEEIATWFDLDRPSPYMLIVAPVADAQCHPLPEGYDDMEMYDRLYVQRSHIPAVTHVDHSARIQSVSKKTNPRYWELINTFNAEHGCGLVVNTSFNVRGEPIVCTPADAYTCFMRTEMDYLVIGDHVFSKADQPEWDESKDWISQFELD, encoded by the coding sequence ATGTCAGACGCCATTCTGGGGATTTCTGCCTTTTATCATGATTCAGCCGCTGTTCTTCTGGTGGACGGTGAAATTGTAGCCGCAGCACAAGAAGAACGATTCACTCGCAAGAAGCACGACGCAGATTTCCCGCACAATGCGGCCAAGTATGTTCTGAAAGAAGGCGGATTGCAGCTCTCCGACCTGAGTGCCGTCGCATTCTACGACAAGCCCTACCTCAAGTTCGAGCGACTTCTGGAAACATACAACGGTTTTGCTCCCAAGGGATTACAGAGCTTCCTTTCCTCCATACCGGTATGGATCAAGGAAAAGCTCTTCATGCGTAAAATGCTCAAGGACGAGCTTGCTCGTCTGGGTTCTGGCAAGCCGAAGATCCTCTTTCCGGAGCACCACCTCTCACACGCAGCGAGTGCATTTTACCCCTCCCCTTTTGAGGAAGCTGCAATCCTGACGGTGGACGGCGTCGGCGAATGGGCAACGACGACCATCTGCAAGGGGTCCGGGAAGGACATCTCGGTTCTCAGGGAATTGCATTTCCCTCATTCACTCGGTCTCCTCTACTCTGCCTTCACCGCGTTCTGTGGCTTCAGGGTCAACTCCGGCGAATATAAACTCATGGGGCTCGCTCCATACGGTAATCCCACGGCAGAGCGAATCGACACGTGGAAGCAAGCCATCTATGATGAGCTGATCGACGTACGCGAAGACGGCTCCCTGCTCCTGAACATGGAGTATTTCAACTATGCCACCGGCCTGACCATGTGCGAATTCCCCAAATGGGAATCGCTCTTTGGAATCCCGGCCCGCCAGCCTGAAACAGACATTTCCCAGGACTACATGGACCTCGCCTTTGCCATTCAGCAGGTGACCGAGGAAATTGTATTTACATTGGCTGAAACCGCCAAAGAGTTGACCGGCTGCAACAAACTGGTCATGGCTGGCGGCGTGGCGCTCAACTGTGTGGCCAACGGCAAACTGCTTCGCAACAAGACATTTGACGATATCTGGATTCAGCCCGCTGCCGGCGACGCTGGCGGAGCCCTGGGTGCGGCCCTTGCCGGACGGCACATCTGGCAAGGCAAGGAGCGCGTGGTCGATTCTGATGACTCCATGCGTGGCGCCTACCTCGGCCCCTCTTTTTCGGAGAACGACACCCAGCGCGTCATTCGTCAGTTCAAGGCGAAGTCCGTTAAATACGATGATTTCGGCAAGCTGACTTCGGACGTTGCCGACCTGCTTTCCCAGGGTAATGCCATCGGCTGGTTCCAGGGCCGCATGGAATATGGACCGAGAGCATTGGGCGGGCGTTCCATACTCGGTGATCCACGCCACCCGGAAATGCAGAAAAAGCTCAATCTCAAGATCAAGTACCGCGAGGGGTTCCGCCCCTTTGCCCCGTCCGTCATGGAAGAAGAGATTGCCACATGGTTCGATCTTGATCGTCCTTCACCATACATGCTCATCGTGGCTCCGGTGGCCGATGCGCAGTGCCATCCGCTCCCCGAAGGCTATGACGACATGGAGATGTATGATCGTCTGTACGTTCAGCGTTCGCACATCCCGGCCGTAACGCATGTCGATCATTCGGCGCGTATCCAGTCGGTCAGCAAAAAGACCAACCCTCGATATTGGGAACTTATCAATACCTTCAATGCGGAGCACGGATGCGGACTGGTGGTCAATACGAGTTTCAACGTCCGAGGCGAGCCTATCGTCTGTACCCCGGCAGATGCCTACACCTGCTTCATGCGCACCGAGATGGATTACCTCGTAATAGGTGACCATGTGTTTTCCAAAGCTGATCAACCCGAGTGGGACGAATCCAAAGATTGGATCAGCCAATTTGAATTGGACTAA
- a CDS encoding SGNH/GDSL hydrolase family protein: MKKILSFLKQLAIFLFITIVLLEISSYAYIRFINPHIPLPTYSIVNAGSKFWVYINEHFGVWHAPNSEYLHNKSCFVVKYTANSHGMRDQERSMTSNDTRVAILGDSFVEGWGNESEDRLSDRLEATLGKEVLNFGTSGGFGTIQEWQLYKHMVREFDHDVVILGILPHNDFKDNDYEIGLKKASYRPYLDGTYPDYDLVYSAKELPNINKKTPFLKSFDFTLREWSSFYRIMRYLGSYRLEGLTLVPRWQEEFDREKPESRYYNFTNEEWNIMRYSLEQIAEEARDKKLIVFTIPVLPDFEMYTGQEPPLSKKIRELSEEKGFTYVDMLKEFHEQKLNAHDVFFVCDNHWNPFGNEAAASVLAPIVDRALRSKPSQ; the protein is encoded by the coding sequence ATGAAAAAAATTCTCTCTTTTCTGAAGCAACTGGCGATTTTTCTTTTTATTACCATCGTCCTGCTCGAAATAAGCTCGTACGCCTACATTCGGTTCATCAATCCCCACATTCCACTGCCAACCTACAGCATCGTCAATGCCGGCAGTAAGTTCTGGGTATATATCAACGAGCACTTCGGGGTATGGCACGCTCCCAACTCCGAATACCTGCACAACAAGTCGTGCTTTGTGGTCAAGTACACAGCCAACTCCCATGGCATGAGAGACCAGGAACGCTCCATGACCAGCAACGACACCCGCGTTGCAATCCTTGGTGATTCCTTTGTCGAAGGATGGGGAAACGAGTCGGAAGACAGACTCTCCGACCGGCTGGAAGCGACTCTCGGCAAAGAGGTTCTCAACTTCGGAACCTCTGGGGGATTCGGGACAATCCAGGAATGGCAGCTCTATAAACACATGGTCCGCGAGTTTGACCATGATGTGGTTATATTGGGCATCCTTCCCCATAACGATTTCAAGGATAACGACTACGAGATCGGGCTGAAAAAAGCATCCTATCGCCCCTACCTGGATGGCACATATCCCGATTACGACCTGGTATACAGTGCGAAAGAACTGCCAAACATCAACAAGAAGACACCGTTTCTGAAGAGCTTTGATTTCACCTTACGCGAGTGGAGCAGTTTTTATCGCATCATGCGCTATCTCGGGTCCTACCGACTCGAAGGATTGACACTGGTCCCCCGCTGGCAGGAAGAGTTTGATCGGGAAAAGCCTGAGTCGCGTTACTATAATTTCACAAATGAAGAGTGGAATATCATGCGGTACTCACTGGAACAGATCGCAGAAGAAGCGCGAGACAAGAAACTGATCGTGTTCACGATCCCGGTCCTTCCGGACTTTGAGATGTACACCGGACAGGAACCGCCTTTGTCAAAGAAAATACGGGAACTGTCGGAGGAGAAAGGCTTCACTTACGTCGACATGCTCAAGGAATTCCACGAGCAGAAGTTGAATGCACATGATGTGTTCTTCGTATGTGACAACCACTGGAATCCGTTTGGCAACGAGGCTGCGGCATCTGTTCTCGCGCCAATCGTAGACCGGGCACTCCGAAGCAAACCTTCTCAATAG
- a CDS encoding DVUA0089 family protein — MKRLIFALVAVCFMLPTNAQALDYDYFGNMQYHNDVLRFDFSVLGSGERVFFSSSWDDGGFDPMLGLWNSDGSLIEFQDDGGATGTQLSNGVGYDYGGYDSFYAVNLDVGSYFLTLTAYDNFNISDSYLDGFQRDGDTPLLIADWDQPANGSVTNEYAFHILNVDRASGPIPAPEPSTMLLLGVGLLGLIGFGRKKMKA, encoded by the coding sequence ATGAAACGTTTGATTTTTGCCCTGGTAGCTGTCTGTTTCATGCTACCGACCAATGCCCAGGCTCTGGATTATGATTACTTCGGTAATATGCAGTATCATAATGATGTCCTGCGGTTTGACTTTTCTGTCCTTGGTTCCGGAGAACGTGTCTTTTTCTCCTCCTCTTGGGATGATGGTGGCTTTGATCCCATGCTCGGGCTTTGGAACAGTGATGGAAGCCTGATCGAGTTTCAGGATGATGGTGGGGCTACCGGTACACAGCTTTCCAACGGTGTTGGGTATGACTATGGCGGGTATGACTCATTTTATGCAGTGAATCTGGACGTTGGAAGCTATTTCCTTACCCTCACTGCCTATGATAACTTCAACATTTCTGATAGTTATCTTGATGGGTTCCAACGTGACGGGGACACCCCTCTGCTCATCGCTGACTGGGACCAGCCTGCCAATGGTTCAGTCACAAACGAATACGCATTCCATATTTTGAATGTTGACCGAGCAAGCGGACCGATTCCCGCTCCTGAACCTTCAACCATGCTTCTTCTCGGCGTGGGATTGCTTGGATTGATCGGGTTTGGACGGAAGAAGATGAAGGCTTAA